The genomic window TTCTTGCTTTCGCCAAGTCGttctccataaagatgatagtatcatcagcatactgaagaaTGGAAATCCCGCCGTCAACTAGATGTGGAACTAGGCCACCTACCTGCCCTGCATCCTTTGCCCGACCTATTAAAATAGTGAGCATATCAGCCACTATGTTAAACATGATTGGTGACATAGGGTCTCCTTGGCGTAgccccttgtgtgtctggaaatagtgaccCGCGTCATCATTCACCTTAATCCCGACACTCTCTTTTTGCGTAAAGGAATCAATCTGGTTTCTCCAGGCcggatcaaaacctttcatacgcaaagcttgttgaaggaaaggtcatttgactttatcatatgcttttttcaaaatccactttaaaaactacgccatcaagttttttggagtggatttcatggagcgtttcatgcaagacaACAACCCCTTCCAGGATGTTTCTATCAGGCATGAAAGCAGTCTAGGACGACTGAACTACTAAGTGTGCAATCTGCATAAGTCTATTTGTCCCGACCTTGATGAAGATCTTGAAACTCACATTAAGCAGACATATAGGTCTGAACTTCTCAATGCGAacagcctctgtcttcttaggaagaagggttattgtcccaaaattcagcTTAAACAATTGAAGCTGCCCCTCAAAAAACTCCTGAAACATGGGCATCAAATCTCCCTTGATAAAATGCCAACACTTCTTGTAGAACTTCGCCGGAAACCCATCCGGACCTGGAGCCttattattctccatatgagcaatAGCCTCAAACACCTCTTGCTCCGAGAATGGAGCAGTCAGGAGCTCATTCTCGGCAGTCtcaagttgaggcacatcctcaaccCTCGACTCATCCAACGACACAAAAGTCTCTACCGGGggaccaaacaactgcttataataATTGGTAATGTAAACTTTCAGGTTATCCTGACCAACTATCGTCCCCTCATCTTGTTCTAGTTGGAAAATTCTCTTTTTACGATGCTTCCCATTAGCAATCaaatgaaagaattgagtgttatccTCGCCTTCTACGATtttgcgaaccttagctcgcaacgcccacttcaattcctcctcacgAAGAAGCTGTTTAAGTTGCAGCTCCGCTTCTATCTTTGTTTCCAGCTCATTGGAATCCAAGATAGAGGTTTCTGCTTTAACTTCAAGGTTTTGAATAAGTAGAAGAATTCTATCCTTCTCCACCTTATAAATCCCATGCATGTGCTTAGCCCAACCACGAAGGAACCTTCGAAGATGACGAATCTTACACTGCCATCGCTCGATAGGCGTCCTACCTCCCGAGtccttagcccactctctagctagCAACTCAAggaacccttctctttcaaaccaggcAAGTTCAAACGAAAAAATGCTCTTGTTGCCCACAAAATTTTGAACGCCGGAGTCGACTAGTAACGGTGTATGATCCGAGACACCTCGAGTCATAGCCTGCACAGTTACcaagggaaacttctgttcccattcgacactTGCTAGCACACGGTCAAATTTCTCAAAGGTCGAAACCGGTAATgaattagcccaagtgaatttcctacccgaAAGCTCAATCTCTGTGAGATCCAAGCTTTCGATAATAGTGTTGAACATAAACGGCCATCGGCCGTCAAAATTGTCATTGTTCTTATCCTCTTTTCTTCAGATAATGTTGAAATCCCCTCCCACTAAGAGAGGTAGTTGTTCGTTACTACAAATGCGTACCAGATCCGCCAAAAAATCTGGCTTGAGTTCTGGTTGCGCCGCTCCGTAAACTGCCACCAAGGCCCAGTCAAACCCATCTGCCTTAGTTCTAACTCGAAACTTGACAGCGAACTCTCCCATAACTACGCTCCGAACTTCCAACGTCTCGCACTTAACTCCGAGTAAAACCccaccggatcttcctcgagggggaggcaatgccaatcaaaatctacCCCCCCAGACAAAGTGGCAAGAAATTGAGAAGTAAAATTGCTTCTTCCAGTCTCAGACAAAGCAATAAAATCTAAATGATGTTCAAGAGAAGCATCCGCTAGAAACCTCCTTTTAGCCAAGTCTCTAAGACCTCTGCTGTTCCAGAAAATGCCTCTCAtaattcatcatgaaattttttggcaGTACGGGTCCGAGCACTCCTACGCACTGTGGACATTGGATAAACCTTTCGTTTCCATGTCCGCTTAGGCTTAATGTGACCATCAGCCTGATCACCGCACTCAATCTCAGCTTCTAGCACTAAAGGCTCGTCTACATGAAGAGACGTCTCAGGATTGGAGTCTTCCTCTGTCTCAAGTAAAGCAGAGTCAAGATCGGCACACATGCCATCAAGAACCCTAACCCCAAGCGCATCAATCTCCGAGTCATTCATTGGTTTAGCGGCAGCAATGTGACGAATCATATCTACCGCACGATCAACTTCCAAATCAAGAATGTCGTTAACCGACTTGGCAATTTCAAGATCATTATTACCAAGTGAAATTCCTAATTGAGTTGCATTATGAATAATTTCATTATCAGTAAAATGCAAAATGGAATTGGACTTAATAACAGACATACCAGAGGAGATCTCGACGTCATGCAACTTGGCAGCCCTCAAAGCACACCTCAGTTGTATGTCATCAACGTCCGGCTGCTCCTGCAGCCTCCCGCTGATCCGCCTCCCCTGGGAGACAGGATCCGGGTCACCAGCACTCCTGAATCAGGCTGGGGCCAAGTCCCTAGAGCCTGGAGGGGAGAGGAACAGGCAAGAGacagggagagggggagggggatggTCCCAACAGGCTAAAAGTCTGAAACCAAATTGATGCTGCATCTAGGCAGCTTCGGAGCTACTCCTATACGTCTCTCCCCTGTTTCGTAGGCTCTGAAAGAGACACATATAGGCCCTCCTATTCTGCGACTACAACATCCAATATCCAAGTGCCCTGctttgccctccctcccccccccccccccccccggctctcTCCACCAGCTCCACCAAGAATCGAGCTAAACATTGTAACCAACCATTGACCTATAAGATAATATAGATTTGAGTTGACATCAGATGCTAGCTTTTGTACATAGGTGAAAATGTTCTAAACAAAAGGCAAGGAATACTAAACCAAACAATAAATTACATACATTAATTAAGGAGTGCCAAATCATTTAGGAAGAAGTGAATATGAGGGATGAGAAGATCAAGAATATAAACCATAAAGGTAGAGCTGTGGTATAGAAAGAAGTAGATATTTTAAATGGGAACTGATTGGCAAATATTCCTCAAATGTACCTGAAAAAGATGACCCAGAGTAGGTACATATAGCATTGCACCGGGTAAGGAACTGATCCAGTCACTGTTTGCTTAATATGAAATGGCTGACTTCAACTCAATAAAAAGTAAAATACATTGCTTCAGCAGATGAACACGCAATGCTTAATTTAAAAACATAGTGTAATCAGGTTGAGATTTTATATTTATTATGTTAGAACATGTACTTTGAAAAATATACTATATTGTAACTCAACTACTTGAACTGAATAGAAAGAACAACAGGTTTCCAATACACCCTCAAGGCCTCAGCATCTATCATCATCATCTTTTTGAGCCTCATCATAACCATCTCCTCTCCGTCGGGGTATGCAACAAGAAAGGATTCCCGGAGGGCATGCAACAAGAAAGGCATGCGGGCACATACACACACCAaaacagatactccctccgtccgaaaatacttgtcatcaaaatggataaaaagggatgtatctagaactaatatacatctagatacatccccttctattcattttgatgacaagtatttccggacggagggagtataatatataAGCACAAGATATAGAAGCAAACAGAGTTAGCCATATGATGATATAAAAAAAGTACTAAAACTGCAGTATCATTGGCTTTCCCACTTCAAGATGCAAGTAAATGCTACCAAGTATTATCAGCAGAGGATAAAACGAACAAACACACCAATCAAAAAAGAGAAGAGTTTGTACATAACAGGAAACGGTGGTTTTGTTTGACTACACAAAACTGTGCTAACATGTTTGTATTGTCACTAAGAAATAGGCCACACATGGCATAAGCATATGCACAAGATACACAGAAATCGAGCTATCAACATATTATCTATTCAAACAAGCTGCAAGTATTTTTCATGTTAACAAAGAAAAAAATTATAAGAATTATGACTGCATTTTCCATCATATAAACATTTAACAAGTAAAAACATAGTTTCCATCGTAAGCATTTCAAAAACACAAATATGTTTTCTAAACATAAATGTAATCATTTTGATACCTAGCAGTGACACTGAGGTCAATTTGGTAAGTTGGCATCAATTTATGCTTGAAAACTAATCAAAGTTCATATTATTTACAAAAGAATGTGTGGAATGCAGAAGACCCAAGACATGCCTTCTCATATTTATCGGTTAAAATTGTCTTCATGATTCCCGTGATCTACCATTTCAGCAAGGATTGCAGGCTTCATCCGTAAAACTAATTTTTGGTTCTTCAGGCATGCTTGAACATCTTCATGCTTAGCCAATGCAGATAGACAGCCACAATTATCATAGGAAGTGTCAAGGGCACAAGTAGGCAGTAATACCTGGTAAGTCAAAGATCAAAGTAAGTGGTACTAACTTCCAGCTAGATTTGACTTGGTTTACATTAAGGTGTGCACATATAAAATTTGTATATTCTGTTAAATAGTTTGCGGCAATTAAGTAAAAACTCCGTAATCAAACATCAgctacaaaggaaaagaaaaaaagaatttgGTGATCGTCTGTTTTCTTTTAAAATTTCTTACCTATCATTTTGGATGGCAGACAGAAGCCGGTTCTCGTAAGGTGGAAGCATTTTGGACACAACAGCGGCATAGAAGAAACCCACAAATAATATGATGCCAAATGCAACAAATGCTGACCCCGTCAGTTCATCTCTAGAAAAGTGTatcatttttttggccttcttAGGTACAGACTGAACCTCTGATCCTGCAAAGACACTGAACAAAGGAGAGAATTAGAAAATTTGTAATTTTCGAGAGAGAACAGTTTAATCACTATGTAACAAATTTCAGAATATctcagaacagggactaaaaagaGCTTTTGTTGAGATAAAGTGAGCAGCACTACACTAAGAAAATAGACACATAGCATAACAAGACAACACTACAAGTGCTTCGGTTTCAAAAAGACACTGAAGTCCTTGAAGCAATCGAATAGTGAATGGACGAATCTGCTTAGTACTTGAGCCGCACAGGTACCCACAAAGCTGCAGCTTGCCACGAATAGCATGGAACTGCTGCTAGACTCACCGCAGTGTTGTGCTGCTGTACGGCCACGCCTACCAGTAATGCCTCACGGCCCACCAGTAAAAACTAGCCTATTCTCTCACTTCACTATATCTTATAAAATGTACCTTTCCTCTGTTTTCATTCGATGCTCAACCATCGAACTGAAGCACCTTAATATTGAAGTTCCCTGCTGTACTAGATGATATGTTGATTTTTGTTTGGGGTTAATGGATGGATAGCTAACGTGCTCACCAACCTTGCAGATGTAAGCATGATCCACCCATATAAAGGATGCAATGCCTCCGTAGCCACGTATCCATCTTATCAGACATTGCTACCACCCAAACTAAGTTGAAGGTAGTCAAGGCTCTGGAGAGAGTGAGTGCAATTTGTTGCAAGCAACCAAGCCAACAATTAGGCTAGACGTGTAGTAGTAGTACTCGGTCCACGTTGTCCTGGTAGGAGTCCTAGTAGTCAGCTTTGCCGAGTTGGTACGTGTGTGTTGGAGTCTAGTATTATTAGGTTTGACTAGCCATGTCAGGTACGAACAAGTTTAGTTTGAATCGGCTtggttgcatatatatatatatacacgggAGGTTGTACGAGATAAAACCGTGGagagaaaaacagaaaaagaataAAGAGAAAGAGGGGCGCAACACGTGCCCTTGGCAAAAGTTTTTGTGCGCATGTGTTCATTGTTATTTGATGTGATTGATCCTGTGGGCaaattccaacaattggtatccGAGCAAGGTTCGATTTGAAGCCGCGCTTGCCCCGGGGTGGCGACCTACTAGCACATCGGGGCGGGCGATGAAGTCGCTGGGCGGTGCCGCAATGAGGAGGTTCTAGCGATCGTCGTTCAGCAGAGCGACAAGGAGGGAGGCGGCAGGGATGTCGTCGGCAAGGCGGATGGAGATTGTTGACGGGAGCGGTGGTGCCGTGGTGCGGTGCCGGAAAGTCGTCAAGATCGTTGTCCGGGAGTTAGAGTCAAGGAGTCATGCGGGTTAGCACGGTCGATTGGTTGGTCAGTCGGTCGTCATCGTGTCAGTGAGTCGTCGTCATGTCCAAAGTGCTTGTCTCTGTAAGAAGGCATTGAAGATGAAGCGCATCCAGGTCGTCTATGTGTCTCGACGAGAGGATCAAGTTCAACTATGTGGGGGCGGTAAACCAGTGAAGGTGAGTCTCTTCAatgaggccatgtctctacatgagGCTAGAGTGGGCGTGTAGTCCACGGGGTGGTGTGATCCACAAGGAGTCGGCATGTATCTTGCTAGGGTGGATGGTGAAGTCCACCGGGTGGGGTATTCCACAGGATACTAGCGAGGCTGGGTAGTCCAAGGCATATTTGAGGTGGTCCGTAAATTCACCAAGTCAAAATTGAAGGGCGAGATTGTTGCAAGCAACCAAGCCAACAATTTGACTTGTCGTGGTGCGAGCGGATGAATCGGCAAGGGATGATCATCAACAAGCCAAGATCAGAAGAAGCACGGAAGATAGTGTCAAGATTAGGGAGAGATTGTTAGAAGTAATCTTGAGTTAGCTGCAAGGTTGTGTCCTAGTTAGGCTAGACGTGTAGTAGTAGTACTTGGTCCACGTTGTCCTGGTAGGAGTCCTAGTAGTAGTCAGCTTTGCCGAATTGGTAAGTGTGTGTTGGAGTCTAGTCCTAAGGTTTGACTAGCCGTGTCAGGTATGAACATGTTTAGTTTGCATCGGCTTGGTTGCGTATATATATACACTGAGGCTGTACGAGATCAAACCGTGGAGagaaaaacagaaaaggaataaAGAGAACGAGGAGAACAACACGTGCCCTTGGCAAAAGTTTTTGTGCGTGTTTGTTCATTGTTatttgatgtgatcgatcatgtGGCAAATTCCAACACAATTACAATCATGGTGGATTGTTACGGTGCAATACGTTATGGATGGGAAGCATATTGAAAATACATCACATGGCACAATCTATATGGATGTAGAAACAACTCAATACCACTTATTTCTTAGGAGAAGAGGAGACATCAGCACTGTGGCATAATATCGAGGTGTGTGGTAGTACCCTTTAGAGGAGTGCAGTTGTTGCCTGAATGGCAGCTCAGTTTGGATAGAAAAGGTAGCATGGAGGGTGGGCAGAAAGGTGTAGAGGAAGTGGTGGCCAGCTCCCCTACAGTCTGGTTACTAAGGCCAAGTTGTGGACCAAGCCGTAATACACCCTAGGGGCAAATCATCTTTTCTTGCTTCAGAAAGCTCGTCGACTCCTCAATGAAAGTTAGAGAAAATCCTCACTTTTCCTATAAATTTTCATAatgaaaaatactccctccgtcccaaaataagtgtctcaactttgtactaaagatAGTACAggcgagacacttattttggggtaGAGGGAGTATAATATTTGATCATCAAGTATTCTGCAAATTCCTGATTTCAAAGCGAGGAGTGTTCAGAAAAGTTGTCTCGGGATAGTACAATAGTTATAGTTGAGAATAAAATGCAAAAGCTAGAACGAAATTTGCAAATTCAAGGAGAAGCAATGCAGCATGCATTTGGAAAAAAATCTGGAAGGGTATGGAAGAAACTATTCAGGCTTCCACTATAGCACATTGTCAGATGTTAAAAGAACTAGAAAACCTACATGCCAATAGTTTGAAATGATGCATGAATAAAACCTCCATGTAAAGATGACAAGACGGAAGGCTTCTATCTAAAACTTCCATCCTACTACAAATGCTAACTACTccctccggcccataatataagacgtttttgcagttcaaattaaactgcaaaaacatcttacattatggggcAGAGGTAGTACAAGATTGATGCTGGAACCGCTGCCAGATCTAGTGCAGTGCCTTCATGTTGCATGAACTTCTCTATTCTGCTCAGATGCAGAAACCGTTGAACTGAAGCATCATGATGTTGAGATTTTCTGTTGTGCTAGATGGCATGTTGATTTCACTTTGGAGTTAATTAGTGTACGGATAGGATTTGCAACCCAGCgggaaaaaaaaggggaaaacagaGGCTACAAATAAGAATGCTAGCAGTTTCTATGAATGCAAACAGGGTCTCACTGAAAATTCGAGCAGTTCGCTCCTTGAACAAATTTTAGATGGTGCATGAGGCTATAATGTTGAGCATGACTTTGGTTTCCAGTGCCCGCTCCGAACGCATCGTTCTCACCAGCTTGACAAATCAGTTTTTAGTGTAGAAGCCAGGGGTGCAGTGGAGCAAAAGCACACATAAATAGCCAAAACTCTTTGGAAAAACGGCAATCAAGACTGTGGGATGACCGGGCAGACTCCAAGACTTGGTTAGAAATTGAATGGGTGAATAGCTAATGTGCTCACCAACCTTTCTCAGTCAAAGCATGACCGGCACTTTATAAAGGAAGCATTGCTCTCTGTAGTCTCTTGTAGCCTCTAACTATATTATCAGGATAAAGTGCTAGCAGCCAAACAAATAAGAACAGGGTCAAGGCTCACTAGCGTGGGAGATACAATCTGCCATGAAACATGAATGGGAGGCATATGGAAACCCATCATCTTGACAAATCATATGGGACGCCCGAAGGAGAGAGCAGCCGCAGCTCCGACGAATCCGCGGAGGACAGATCTGCCCGAAGTGACACATGTCTCCAGTCTCCACAGCTGACATGAAAATACTGCAAGGGGAACAAGGAATTTCACTTTGTAGAACCTGGATCAGTTTGTGCCGCTCCTCCTCTTACTCAGCCGCCTCAGGTGACTCATGAGAACCTAGATTTTGTTGTACGCGAGCAAAGGGGGAGAACGGGGAGTTGGGGAGTATACCTCGCCGCAGGCCGCCGCTTCATTGGTCGCCGGAGGTAGAGGGAGGAAGCGCGGTGGGTGGGCTCGCGAGGTGGCGGCCGTTGAGATTGAGATGGGTGCCGTCTCCGG from Triticum aestivum cultivar Chinese Spring chromosome 3B, IWGSC CS RefSeq v2.1, whole genome shotgun sequence includes these protein-coding regions:
- the LOC123072348 gene encoding uncharacterized protein yields the protein MKRRPAASVFAGSEVQSVPKKAKKMIHFSRDELTGSAFVAFGIILFVGFFYAAVVSKMLPPYENRLLSAIQNDRYYCLLVPLTLPMIIVAVYLHWLSMKMFKHA